From Blattabacterium cuenoti, the proteins below share one genomic window:
- the odhB gene encoding 2-oxoglutarate dehydrogenase complex dihydrolipoyllysine-residue succinyltransferase — MIIKIKVPSPGESITEIEVSSWNVKNGDYVEKNQVIAEVDSDKATLEIIAEESGVISSMKEIGKKLKVGDTLCIINTSTNNNRNDKFFFIEKNSSKKEEIIKNYPSPSSKKILSEKNIPLESIKGSGKDGRITKKDCLIVASSLCNKKKGNNNSIIKKQCRNKKITPLSSLRRKISERLVSIKNRTAMLTTFNEVDMKNVFIIRKKYKNIFKDKHGVNLGFMSFFTKSCVRALSLYPDVNAMISGIEKINFNYCDISIAISGPKGLMVPVIRNAENLSFREIEKKIKILSTRVHDGKISIEEMTGGTFTITNGGIFGSMLSTPIINPPQSAILGMHNIIERPVVINGLIEIRPIMYLALSYDHRIIDGRESVGFLLSIKESIENPIKFIMGGDEKNIHSILEL; from the coding sequence ATGATAATAAAAATCAAAGTTCCTTCTCCAGGAGAATCTATTACAGAAATAGAAGTTTCATCATGGAATGTTAAAAATGGAGATTATGTAGAAAAAAATCAAGTGATAGCTGAAGTAGATTCTGATAAAGCTACTTTAGAAATTATTGCAGAAGAAAGTGGAGTTATTTCTTCTATGAAAGAAATAGGAAAAAAACTAAAAGTAGGCGATACTCTATGTATTATAAACACATCTACCAATAATAATCGTAACGATAAATTTTTTTTTATAGAAAAAAATTCTTCTAAAAAAGAAGAAATAATAAAAAATTATCCTTCTCCTTCATCAAAAAAAATATTGTCTGAGAAAAATATTCCATTAGAATCTATTAAAGGAAGTGGGAAAGATGGAAGAATAACAAAGAAAGATTGTTTAATTGTTGCTTCATCTCTTTGTAATAAAAAAAAAGGGAACAATAATAGTATTATTAAAAAACAATGTAGAAATAAAAAAATTACACCACTTTCTTCTCTTAGAAGAAAAATTTCTGAAAGATTAGTTTCTATTAAAAATAGAACAGCAATGCTCACTACTTTTAATGAAGTAGATATGAAAAATGTTTTTATAATCAGGAAAAAATACAAAAATATTTTTAAGGATAAACATGGAGTTAATTTAGGTTTTATGTCCTTTTTTACTAAATCTTGTGTGAGAGCCTTAAGTTTATATCCAGATGTTAATGCTATGATTAGTGGTATAGAGAAAATTAATTTTAATTATTGTGATATTAGTATTGCTATATCTGGACCAAAAGGATTAATGGTTCCTGTTATTAGAAATGCTGAAAATTTATCTTTTCGAGAAATAGAGAAAAAAATTAAAATACTATCTACACGTGTTCATGACGGAAAAATATCTATAGAGGAAATGACTGGAGGGACTTTTACCATAACTAATGGGGGAATTTTCGGATCTATGCTTTCTACTCCAATAATAAATCCTCCACAAAGTGCAATTTTAGGTATGCATAATATAATAGAAAGACCTGTAGTTATTAATGGATTGATAGAAATACGTCCTATCATGTATTTAGCTCTCTCATATGATCATAGAATTATAGATGGAAGAGAATCTGTAGGGTTCCTTCTTTCTATCAAAGAATCTATAGAAAATCCAATAAAATTTATAATGGGAGGAGATGAAAAAAATATTCATTCTATATTAGAATTATAG
- a CDS encoding alpha/beta hydrolase, giving the protein MLLDKLSIKHKIKEPIKNKIKHPLFLMIHGYGSNEKDIFSFHQDIPDSFFIISIQGLNSIGLDKYSWYDIDFNHEEKFINILQAKKTIEKISFFIDEAIKEYNLLNQVWLCGFSQGAILSYAIAIRKYHKVKKIIALSGYLEKRILPKTIEEEAYKNLDFFISHGIYDPIIPISWSKKSFEFLKKKKVLSVLYKEYDSGHTLCNSNYNDLINWIKIKKQKY; this is encoded by the coding sequence ATGCTTTTAGATAAACTTTCTATTAAACATAAAATAAAAGAGCCAATAAAAAATAAAATAAAACATCCTCTTTTTTTAATGATTCATGGATATGGTAGTAATGAAAAAGATATTTTTTCTTTTCATCAAGATATTCCAGATAGTTTTTTTATAATCAGTATTCAAGGACTGAATTCTATAGGTTTAGATAAATATTCATGGTATGATATAGATTTTAATCATGAAGAAAAATTTATTAATATTTTACAAGCAAAAAAAACGATTGAAAAAATCTCTTTTTTTATAGATGAAGCTATTAAAGAATATAATTTATTAAATCAAGTATGGTTATGTGGATTCAGTCAAGGAGCTATTTTGAGTTATGCTATAGCTATAAGAAAATATCATAAAGTAAAAAAAATAATAGCTCTTAGTGGATATTTAGAAAAAAGAATTTTACCAAAAACAATAGAAGAGGAGGCTTATAAAAATTTAGACTTTTTTATTTCTCATGGAATATATGATCCTATTATTCCTATAAGTTGGTCTAAAAAAAGTTTTGAATTTTTAAAAAAAAAAAAAGTTCTTTCTGTCTTATATAAAGAATATGATTCTGGACATACTTTATGTAATTCTAATTATAATGACCTTATTAATTGGATAAAAATCAAAAAACAAAAATATTAA